In Sciurus carolinensis chromosome 8, mSciCar1.2, whole genome shotgun sequence, the genomic stretch taactCCATATGGATTGTTTGAAAGATTCATTAAAAACGACATGAATTTGAGTTTATTATTGTCATCTCTGTTTGATGGGATTAattgatattattttctaaaatatttcaaattatactgtAAATTTTTGTAATGAATATATACACTTcattatcaagaaagtgaaattgTAGTTCTTAAAATATATCCTATGAAGTAGAAAAACTTTCTGGTTTGAGTAAACTTTTCTTGTATTAAAGGAGTCCATAAATCCATTATGTGTAGATACATCATACAAAATTATTGATTGGCTAGCAGTGTTAAATGCATTATCATTGCTGAATCATTGTCTTAGAAACTGTTGTTCCTCTTTCTAAATAGTATCAATCACTCTAAACTGTACTGTAGTGCAATCTTCTATTCCCACATGAAAGATTCAATTGTCTTCCTCTGCAGACAGGTAAAGCATGTGGAGTGCATTACAACTAGACCCAAAGTCTGTACTCACTGCGTGGTAGTGTCTCAAGTAGAAACCAAGGTGTTATCTTAGACAAATACAGTACTTAATGGTTTGAATTATGGTAAATTTGAAACCAATTCTTCTCCCACATGTGAAAATAGAGACTGAGTgaggtactattttttttttttttccaacagcaGACTTTAATCTTTAGTAGGGGTCAGAACAGTAGAAGGTGTTCTCATATTAAGGAATGACAAGGAAAAGTTCAGAGTACTACATGACACCTTCTTTTGTATAGGAGGTATGAGCTGCTGCAGTGTTAAAGAGAAAGTTTGAAGTTTGAAGTTTCAAAGTTTTGAGATTTTCACACTAAATCTCAAAAAGAACTGGCAGTGTTATATTTTCTTCCAAGTTGGTATCATTGTGCAAAATACGTTTTATTTAACCAACAATGCAAATTAAGTACATTTGAATTTctaacaaataagcaaaaaattgTTCTTTCCTTACATAATATCGAATATATTGCATGACAATTTAACTTTTAGTCATAGTAAAAcaattcttcctccttcttgcCCCATCCCATTCCCCCCCCCGCAACTTCTCCTTCTCTAGCACACTTTTCACTCATTTATGTCTTTAATATCAAAATACTCTTCACACGATAACTCTGAAACTATGGAAGTTCAttgaaatgtaaaagtaaaattaaaaacaatcctTATGGTTGAAGTGTATACCCCCTGAGTTTCATCTGTTGGAGGCCTGATCCTCAGGGTGGTGGTATTGGGTTATGGTGGGATCTTTAAGAGCTGGGGAATAGTAGGAGGTCCTTTGATAGAATGGGGGCCTGCCCTTGGAGGTGATGATGAGACTCTGggttctctggcttcctgtttcaaAGTGTAATTTCAAGACTGGGGAATGTAGTTGAGTGGTAGAacatgcttgcctagtatgtaagaggtcctgggttcaatccccaataaagGAACGAAAAAACAAATATTGAGAGATTTGATCTTTTCTTCATACGTGTTCTCACCATGATGTGATACACCCAAGAGGACCCTCACCAGAGCTGAGTTaatgccagtgccatgctcttGATTTCCAAAACTGTAgcataaacttcttttctttataaagctaGTATGTGTTGAGCATTTTGttagaataaaacaaattgaaTTGATATAACTTGGAAGGAAATTCAGAGTTCATCTTAATCAAGcttttttatttacaaagaagGATTCATAGGCTATTGAAGTAAAAGAAGTGCAGCAATGGAATTTGCTTGTCTTATTACATTTCCTACCATCCTGAAGTGGCTAGCTTGATCAATGCTGGATGACCTTTAGAAGACTTAGTTACAGTGTTGGCTATGTGGCAATAACTTGTAGGACTGGTGCAAAATTCTCCAGGGATTGTTATACTCTGAATCAGCATCCAGTATAGGTGTTGTTTCTCTTACAGCCAAGATTCACTTGTCTAGGGGTTAAAGGGTAGAAATGTGAGTAGCATCATTTGCTTTTACTCCTAGTGACCCATTAGTAAAGTTTTGTGTCCTGTTCCCATAACTTTATGTTATATTTGCCTAGAGATCTTAGTTCCAGAAGGTGATGTGTTTCTGCCAGTAGAGACAAGAATGATACCATGGAATTGGAAGTTAAGGCTGCCACCTAGTCATTTGTCCTTCATGTGCCTTTGATTCAATAGGCAAAGAAGAGAGTTTATGATGCTGGCTGGGATGATAGATCCAAACTATCAAGAAGGGATTGGACTCCTACTATACAATGGAGATAAGAAAAGTATGCACAGAATGTTGGAGATACTTTACGGCAACTCAGGATTTTCATGCCCTGTGATCAAGGtcaatgaaaactacaataaCCTAATAAAGGCAGATCTAATAAAGGACAGATGCTTCAGGAATAAAAGTGTGGGTCATCCAACCAGCTAAAAAACCATGACAAGCTGAGATGGTTTAcaggtgaatttttaaaatattagttatgAGCTTCTTTCTTGAGCAGTTACAGAAATAAGGAACATAATTATAATgagcattttctcttctttttagtatgtctatatatattatatatctactAAGGAAATATCTCTATTCTCATTCCTATATTATTTCCTTATCATATTGAACATAAGATGGTTgactttatataattatttaagtGTTGCAAAGTTTATATCCTAGTATCTTGGTATCAGAAGAAGAGTAAACATCTTTCAAGGATGTTCTTCTCCTCTTGGGAAGACATTAAATTCTATTCTTGGGaagatattaatttttagttGCATGCAAGGTAGTTGTAGCGGGTTGGGCAGAATTATGAAcctgttattttcttcatttggagACTGAGTGTGGTCTAAGAGATGCATCTAGGTGCCAAGTTGGAAAGGGTTGGATTTGTGAAGGTTAATTTCATGCCACTTCAGTCAACCAAAGAatgcccagatagctggtaaaaaaaaaaaaaaaaaaatgtttctgagtgTGTCCATTGGGGTGCTTCTGGAAGAGATTGGCATTTTGAATCAGCAGACTGAAAAAAGAGGATCCCTGTGTCAATGGGGTAGGAATGAAATGATAGTTTGTAGGAGGCTGTTTATCACAAATGTTCACAATTGTTCAATATCAGAGGTTTTGACATTTGCATAATATGCAAATGACTTTAGTCATATGCCATAAAAGGAAATCACACTTTTGGTCAGAATATATTATTACCGATAGTGACAGGAGCTGAAGCAGCAGCGCAGGTTGTCCCcgtttcccctcccccttcccttctccgGTTGACTTTCCGGGTCCCCTACACTCCACAGTCCTGGTCCCGTCATGTCCCAGAAACTAGAAGAAGAGAACCCTGCGGAGGAAACCGGCCAGGAGAAGCAAGACACACAAGAGAAAGAAGGTATTCTCCCTGAGAGAGCTGAGGAAGCAAAGCTAAAGGCCAAATATCCAAGCCTAGGACAAAAGCCTGGAGGCTCTGACTTCCTCATGAAGAGACTCCAGAAAGGACAAAAGTACTTTGACTCAGGAGACTACAACATGGCCAAAGCCAAGATGAAGAATAAGCAGCTGCCAAGTGCAGGACCAGACAAGAACCTGGTGACTGGTgaccacatccccaccccacaGGATCTGCCCCAGAGAAAGTCCTCACTCCTCACCAGCAAGCTTGCGGGGTAACCTGGGtccccctctcttccccttcctcaccCTCTGGACTTTATATATTGTAGGCAGGGATGGAATGGGCACCTAGTCAGATCTTCTCAGCTTGCTAGCTAGGAAAGACTTGAGATTCTGCTGGGGATTACTGAAAGGTAATGTAGGTTGAAGAGGGGCTTtgagtttgtttctttgtttcagacTTTCATACCCTCACTGTAGCCCAGGTAGGGGCCCAGAAATAGGAAAGACTAGGATTGGAAATGCTGCAAACTTTCTTTTGTGAGAAACTGGGGAgatatgatttctcctttttgaaagaGAATGTCTCCACATTAGTTAGGCTGAGCCTTGGGAATAATGTGGCAGTTTTAACATCCCAAGGCTAACCTGACATAGTTGGGAAAGGTAGATTGAATGAGATGTGTTTTCTGTGCTTCTAAGTGTTTTGTCCCTTAGGCTGCTATTGCTTCATGTTTTCATTATGGAAGGTTTAGAGAACCCTCAAAAAGGAAAACTGATTTGCTTGCCTAAAACTACAGTGCCCACTTTACCTCCTTTATTTAGTATCTCTTACAGTTTGCCCTGGCTTGCAAATAATGTAAACATTGATGAACTTTATTGATGGAAAATGGGCACCTACTCTCTCTCTTCCAGCATGtcacttttaaaagttttgttgaATAGAGGATCTAAGAGCACTGGTTCAGGAGTCAGAGATATTTGGGTTCTAGTTTCACTCAGTCTTGAAGTACTGTTATATAACTTGGTAATGTCATTTAGCCTCTCTGcatttgtttcctcatctgtaaaatagagttAAATATGTGTAAGTTTgattctgattctaaaattctgtATCTGCCAGCAGAAAAACTTTATGCTAGTTCATCATAAAACTAAAAGTGAGAAAGGCCCATGGGTGAACCTCTGCTTTGTATTACTGAGAAAACACTACAGAGGGGAACAATTCAGGAATACATGAAAAGGAAGTTTGAGATTTGAGGTCTTTATTCAGGCAACAGAACTTTATAGGTATCATGATCTTgagggtcaaggaaaaaaaaagaaagaaagaaaactagccAGGGAAGATTTTTACCTCTATTCCACCCACTTTCCCTGCCTACTCTGGGCCTTAGCTGCTTAAAAGCTGCTCTGGCAGCAGAGCTGATGGGCCTGAGGAAACATGTTCAGTCAAGCCCATTTGGAGACTCATGTTTTTAGATGTAATTAGATGCCAGGTGCATtattagggaaagaaaaagggataaaCTGAGCTAGCCCCTCCCCCAGGACTTAGTTCTACTGCAGGGCTGGAGCAGCAGCTTCTTAGGAGATGATTCACCTTGGCGGAAACTGGGAAAAGTGGTTAAGGCAGGAATAGAGCTCAGAAACCCAGGTTTTATGTGATAAAGGAGAGGTAGCAGTGCTGATTCAGAAATAGGTGGAAGGGTTATGGTGACCAGCTTATTCTATCTGGTTATTAATAGCTTAGCCTGAATCTTACTGAATGAAACCTGCTAGTTGTGACCAAGAGGGTCAGGCTGAGACTTAACTGTTCAAGTAAGCAGGATTCTGTAATCCTCTCTTGCTCTTTCACCTCACAAATTCTAATATGCCAAACATGTGGCCTGTTGAGAATAACTGGTAAACTTGCTGATGTGTTCATGGGGGTGAGGTGGGTATATACTGCTCTCCTGACTGACTGCTAAGTTTTCTGGTTGTTACTCAGATTGATAGGAAAAGGTtggtgaggaaggaagggagagagcagGATCCCTGAATTCCCTGGACCCCAAACTCCTTGATTGTCACTTgtaattgtatataatttttttgtgtctCTTGCTTCATTTCCTCATGCTGTCATTCTTAATCTAAAGTCCATGTGGGAAGAGGAAAATGCTGAACATCATTGTATAGTTCCTTCAACTGTCCCAGCCATGTTGTACATAGATATGtcatgttattatatatataaatatatatataattttgtacgtttaaaaaatatatatattattaccaAGTAGGGTTTATTTgctaacataaaattaaaaccactttttgtatttttgaacaCAAATATTACTGCCTTGTTTGAGAGATAATACACATATAAACCACATGGATCCTACTATGTTTAGTGCAAATATAAATCATAAGGTCAATTTTAACAGTTTGACTTTTAAAGTGAAAGATACAGGTTAAAATAATCAAGGaattaatcttaaaatatatttttatacatttgtaaaATCAGGATCAATGCTCACCTCAATATGACTTAAGTTTACAGATTCTTATACTTGCAAGCATTTGGTATTATCAATTCTTGTCTTAAATAAGTGACAAGTGGATAGTAAGACAGATATTTTCCTCtggtttaattttttccattggacctcatcattttattttaaatatgtcatttACATATGAATAATTACTAAAACATTTCAGTTTTATGTTAACTTTAGTTACTAAACACTAATTTATATTTGCTAAAAATTGTCAATCAACTAATATTTCAAGTAAAATAAGACCTGATGAAATGTGAGGGCAATTCCAATGAAGTGCTTCAGTCATAAAGGTAGTACTTTTAGAGTACAGAGTAAAGTCTCTCCTGAGGGAACTTGCTGGCAGACAAGATTTACACAGGTAAAGCAGTTAGATAACAattaaaggagaaggaaagattgaCTTTATTAAGAATATTAGAATAGCCTGCAGAGGTTCTATAGAAAGATAAAACAGCATAAATTTGAATGGCAGTTAGAGTTTTATTTAGAGAGACTCCTTCTGCCTTGCTTAGAGCATGAAGTTAAATAAGAATTGTTGTTTGTATCTTGAGATCAAAAGAGTAGTTATTGATGACCACACAGTACCTCCTGGGGAGCTAGGAGAATTTTttagtatttgacaaaatttgaAACAACAAAAGGAATTCATCTTAGAGAAGAAGGTCATGAATGTTATTTAAAAGCATGGAATTTGAGCTGATGGTTCCATATTGAATGTATCCTTCTATTTGACAAACTTGAATAAGACATGAGGATAAGAAATGTGATATTTGGAATATTGGTTATGAGATGGTATGAAgggaaacaatacaaaaacaatGCTTCATCCTTGAGGTAGtctcacagaaaaagaaggataaaaagGTATTAAGAAGGCTTGTCAGAGAAGCGATTAGAGGAGAGAAAGCAAGCCAACAGTGTTTTGAGTGAGACAAATTCTAGAAGTGGGTGATGAACAGTTTCAAGACCCAGAGAAACGCATGATGAGGGGTACTGAGAAGAGTTCATCAGAGCAGCAGGGGACCCAGAGCGAGGCAAGCAAGGCAGAGAGCAGTTCAGTGATTGTCAGAAATTCAGatataaggaggaaaaagaatattGCAGTATCTGAAGGAG encodes the following:
- the LOC124991569 gene encoding alpha-endosulfine-like, which translates into the protein MSQKLEEENPAEETGQEKQDTQEKEGILPERAEEAKLKAKYPSLGQKPGGSDFLMKRLQKGQKYFDSGDYNMAKAKMKNKQLPSAGPDKNLVTGDHIPTPQDLPQRKSSLLTSKLAG